In Electrophorus electricus isolate fEleEle1 chromosome 1, fEleEle1.pri, whole genome shotgun sequence, a single window of DNA contains:
- the bri3 gene encoding brain protein I3 isoform X1, with protein sequence MDNKPLLQDRPPAYNIVPGALDYGQQNNYGAIPPHAPAPGGFHSPPPPYPFPDAQGKPTSAGYPASVQAAPVGQQPNYANTYTIIQPSVVVVGGCPACRVGVLEDDFTCLGIMCAILFFPLGILFCLALRQRRCPNCGATFG encoded by the exons ATGGATAACAAGCCTCTTCTGCAAGATAGACCCCCTGCCTACAACATCGTACCGGGGGCGCTGGATTATGGGCAGCAGAACAACTACGGAGCGATCCCACCGCATGCTCCGGCACCCGGGGGCTTCCACTCGCCACCTCCGCCATACCCGTTCCCAGATGCGCAAGGTAAGCCGACGTCTGCGG GCTACCCTGCATCTGTGCAGGCTGCCCCCGTAGGCCAACAACCAAACTATGCCAACACGTACACCATCATTCAGCCCTCCGTAGTGGTCGTAGGAGGATGCCCGGCATGCAG GGTGGGGGTGCTGGAGGATGACTTCACCTGTCTTGGGATCATGTGTGCCATTCTGTTCTTCCCCTTGGGGATCCTCTTCTGCCTGGCCCTGCGACAGAGGAGGTGTCCCAACTGTGGTGCCACGTTTGGCTAG
- the bri3 gene encoding brain protein I3 isoform X2, producing MDNKPLLQDRPPAYNIVPGALDYGQQNNYGAIPPHAPAPGGFHSPPPPYPFPDAQGYPASVQAAPVGQQPNYANTYTIIQPSVVVVGGCPACRVGVLEDDFTCLGIMCAILFFPLGILFCLALRQRRCPNCGATFG from the exons ATGGATAACAAGCCTCTTCTGCAAGATAGACCCCCTGCCTACAACATCGTACCGGGGGCGCTGGATTATGGGCAGCAGAACAACTACGGAGCGATCCCACCGCATGCTCCGGCACCCGGGGGCTTCCACTCGCCACCTCCGCCATACCCGTTCCCAGATGCGCAAG GCTACCCTGCATCTGTGCAGGCTGCCCCCGTAGGCCAACAACCAAACTATGCCAACACGTACACCATCATTCAGCCCTCCGTAGTGGTCGTAGGAGGATGCCCGGCATGCAG GGTGGGGGTGCTGGAGGATGACTTCACCTGTCTTGGGATCATGTGTGCCATTCTGTTCTTCCCCTTGGGGATCCTCTTCTGCCTGGCCCTGCGACAGAGGAGGTGTCCCAACTGTGGTGCCACGTTTGGCTAG